From the Drosophila subpulchrella strain 33 F10 #4 breed RU33 unplaced genomic scaffold, RU_Dsub_v1.1 Primary Assembly Seq370, whole genome shotgun sequence genome, one window contains:
- the LOC119561806 gene encoding uncharacterized protein LOC119561806 has protein sequence MCQKEKGKKLTPTFDPTVYEVTSRDGDVVQVTGNGKSYTRNASHLKKVESSAAVQPEKGQSPKRTDESFPAKPIDAELTSQMPQGGLKLRLKKKGEMWEPVSADRDSSPTRDT, from the exons ATGTGCCAGAAAGAAAAAGGGAAGAAG CTAACACCAACGTTCGATCCAACGGTTTACGAGGTGACCAGCAGAGACGGTGATGTGGTCCAGGTAACCGGAAATGGGAAGTCGTATACCAGGAACGCCAGTCACCTCAAGAAAGTCGAATCCTCTGCTGCAGTTCAGCCGGAGAAGGGCCAGTCCCCGAAAAGGACTGATGAATCATTCCCGGCCAAACCAATTGACGCGGAGCTCACCTCACAGATGCCACAGGGAGGTCTAAAACTGCGTctgaaaaaaaaaggagagaTGTGGGAACCCGTGTCAGCTGATCGGGATTCGAGCCCAACAAGGGATACATAA